In Isoptericola jiangsuensis, the following proteins share a genomic window:
- a CDS encoding ABC transporter permease: MTAVATPVPVTARPRPVADVTTMVRRTLLRAVRYPGLTVFLVAGPLVMLVLFVYVFGGAFGAGVVPGVTPGADGRAAYLAYITPALLAITVVGGATSLATSAAMDAAGGIMARFKTMAISPGSVLSGQVIGFAVQALVALVLVIGAAFAMGYRPDAGPLEWLALLGLTAALAIALNWLCVAMGLSSRSVETASNAPMILLLLPFLGSGFVPVETMPAGLRWFAEYQPFTPIIETVRGLLAGGAGLETSTVALALGWIVVIGAAGHAWSRSLYRRERRI, translated from the coding sequence ATGACCGCCGTCGCCACCCCCGTGCCCGTGACCGCGCGCCCCCGCCCGGTCGCCGACGTCACCACGATGGTGCGCCGCACCCTGCTCCGCGCGGTGCGCTACCCCGGCCTGACGGTGTTCCTCGTCGCCGGACCGCTGGTCATGCTGGTGCTGTTCGTCTACGTGTTCGGCGGGGCGTTCGGCGCGGGCGTCGTGCCCGGTGTCACGCCGGGGGCCGACGGCCGGGCCGCCTACCTCGCGTACATCACCCCGGCGCTGCTCGCCATCACCGTCGTCGGGGGCGCCACCTCGCTCGCCACCAGCGCCGCGATGGACGCCGCGGGCGGCATCATGGCCCGCTTCAAGACCATGGCGATCTCTCCCGGGTCGGTGCTGTCCGGCCAGGTCATCGGGTTCGCCGTCCAGGCGCTCGTCGCCCTGGTGCTCGTGATCGGGGCGGCCTTCGCCATGGGCTACCGGCCCGACGCCGGACCGCTCGAGTGGCTGGCGCTGCTCGGGCTGACGGCGGCGCTGGCGATCGCGCTCAACTGGCTGTGCGTCGCGATGGGGCTCAGCTCCCGCAGCGTCGAGACGGCCAGCAACGCCCCGATGATCCTGCTGCTCCTGCCGTTCCTGGGCAGCGGATTCGTCCCCGTCGAGACGATGCCGGCAGGCCTGCGCTGGTTCGCCGAGTACCAGCCGTTCACGCCGATCATCGAGACCGTGCGCGGCCTGCTGGCCGGCGGGGCGGGTCTGGAGACGAGCACCGTCGCCCTGGCGCTCGGCTGGATCGTCGTCATCGGCGCGGCGGGCCACGCCTGGTCCCGCTCGCTCTACCGCCGCGAGCGGCGCATCTGA